Part of the Vigna angularis cultivar LongXiaoDou No.4 chromosome 1, ASM1680809v1, whole genome shotgun sequence genome, ACTCAAGAATATAACTACACATGTTTAAGTTCTTGTTCTTTGAAACCTGTAACCTTGCAACAAAGAACTGTAACCATTCAGGTGAGGTCATGGAACCTTTACATGATTAGCTGGAGCATAGTCTCTTACCTATGAACTCCTTAAATTAGCTAAATTGTTCTAGTTTCGGCAGAAAAAGTTGGCAGGAAGTTACCTTTTCCAATTTCATGTTTTGTTAGCACTGTAATCTACACCAATGATTAATCGTTTGTTGCCCTTCATTTTTCTTAGGCCTTTCCGCGGGACTCACCGTTAGCAGTTGATCTTTCAACTGCCATATTGGAGTTGGCAGAGAACGGAGACTTACAAAGGATCCATGACAAATGGCTTTTGAGCAGTGCCTGCTTATCACAAGGTGCAAAGCTTGAAGTGGACAGACTCAAGCTGAGAAGCTTCTGGGGCCTCTATCTGGTGTGTGGGTTGGCATGTGTGATTGCTCTTCTCATATATCTTATTCAGACCATGAGACAGTACTCTAAGCACGGTCCAGAGGAACTTGAGTCTTCTGGCAATGGCTCAGGATCTTCACGTCTGCGCACATTCCTTTCCTTTGTAGATGAAAAGGAAGAGATTGTTAAGAGCCGtgtgaagagaaagaaaatagaggGCATGTCCTACAGGAGCACAAGAGAAGTAGGATCATCCATCACCTCCAACAAAGGATTTTCTCAGGCATCATCAAACAGAATTGATTCAGCTACTGAAATCTAACTGTTGCATACTTGTTTGCTCCTCATAATTTTGTAGCTTCTTGTACTAACGCCTTGTGCATCACTCTTCATCCCCCGTTGCAACTGCTGGCTTCCTACATTTTTGtggttttcttttttagtaCATATAAGTGAAAGATATATCATTTTGTGTGGGACTGTAATCTAAGCGTGGGGACAAGTTGGCTTTGCAATTATTGTTTGTACTGATAGTTGTGTAGGAtacataataattaatgaaatcatttcatttttatttatagtacaATAGACCAATTGTTGACTTTCATTCATTAGCATATTAGCTGGTCTTAGATAACCTTTGTCTATAAGAATGTTGCATGTCATATGAATACACAAAACCTTGGTATGTTGCTTCCTACACCCTATGTTTTCTTCTTACATcctatcaatttattttattttcacttttgcCCTTATTTGAAATTTACATCCGAAAAATGTAATCTGAAATAGAAAACATATTCTGGAAATTTTTTTCCAGAAAAGAAAAAcgtttccaaaaaaaatttcaaattttttttatgattgactTACCTCTTCCAGAATCTCTTTTATAAAAAACGTGTTTTCCCTTTCATAATCCATTTTCCCGAATCGAATTTCTAATCAACCAGATACCCTTTATGGAATCCATTATCCAGACCACGCCACTGCACCTTCCCAAATGCTTCAAATAAAACTTCCAAGGGCAGAAACAGAAATAAAATGACAGTTGACATCTTTCTTCCCTATATAAAGATGAGTGTTTCCTCTTGCACCCCGATCACAGACTTCCGGAATTTTTGTTACAGAATTTTTTATCTGTAACAAGGGTGACATGAGTGTCTTCGGAAATCTTTTTGAATTAGTTTAGTTTGTTTCAGAAAGCAAAATCCGGTTTGATACGTGTAGGAAGAAATTTGATGCATAATCCTCAATTAGAACGGATATATAGACCGTACGTTTCAATCCTGGGTGAGTAAACACAACATTCTGACCCTAGTTGTCTCAGTTAATTCATTACAATCTTTATTATGCAATCTTAgagattaaagataattttgatTAGCTTGTACTCTTTTAACTTAAGAGACAAGTAACTTTAGGTTGGACTAATACACGTATATACACattattacatttataaaatatcaacatAAACAGCTTCATGCTGAACCCATGCCAAAGCCCTAATCAACACATCTAAAATATCTTTGGAAACATTCTTCCTCCTTGCAATAATGAAGTATAACTTTATACACCTCAATCAAGAGTCTTGGATATCTATTTGCAAAGTATTCATAGAATCCTTCGGGAACAGGTCCTACAAGTTCCTGAAAAATCAATAAGAAATCAGAAGCCATATCATTTCCTAAAGAGTAAATATATCCAACTTATAGtctttttatcctttaattATTTGGTATCCTTGAAACTTATGCTTAGAAGATTATATACACGTCATATATTAACAAAGATGCAAGTTGAAATTTTGATGTATTAGAATATTATCAGCACATTATAAATCAAATAGGAGCTCATACAATTTCAGTGAACAGTGCTATAACATGATGAGATCTTTGGTTCATAGGTTGTGTCTCATACAATAACTTTATTTGTTCAAGATGGCAAAATCAAGAACGATTGAAGAACAACTTGTGCAGAATTCAACAACACTATTGATGACCTTGAGAATATTGGTGTAAAGCTAGAAGATGTAGATAATGTTGAAATTTAAGAGTATTAGAGACCGTTTTCggattcatgaagagttacatTTATTTATGAAGAGTTATAACTAATGAAGAGTTACAattattcatgaagagttacaaccaTTCATAAAAAGTTACAATCATTTATGAAGAAATATAACTAATCAGAATCTGATATCTCTTGGATTTGAAAGATACCTGATCAACATTTATATAAAGAGATCTTGTGCTCTATTGATGAACATATAAAAAGAGACTTTTTCTCTGCATTATGTCATTCACTTAACACACAAATCAATTCATgagaattttattcttgtttgacGTTAATACTAAGAGTGAGTATTATCgttgtatttcttctttgtatctTAAAAGCGGACTTCGTGATCCCCTTCACTCTTATAAGGAACAAAATATTGCTTTAAGGAAAGTGTGTATTCACGCCTAGAAGATTATATCAAGTCTACAttgttgttcatcttgtttCCCTAAGTTCTTGGAAAATTGTTCCAACAGTCTAAAAGCAATATATTCTCTAAGATGACAACAATTCATGAGATGTCTGCAAACTTTCACAAATTAGACAAGTTTGAAGGCGTTGGTTCCGATGATGGCAAAAGAAGATGCATTTCCTTCTCTCAGCTCTAAACGTGGCATATGTTCTAAGTTCTCCCCAACCCAAAGAAAGCAAAACCGAGACATTGGAGGAACAACGAAAAAGGAACAAATGGGAGAATGATGATTATATATGTCGTGCTCACATTCTGAACGGTATGTCTTATCCTTTATTTGACATATATCAATATATAGGTTCTACAAAAGAACTTTGGAATCAACTTGAAAGCAAATACATTTTTGAAGATGCATCAAGCTAGAAATTCCTGGttagtaattttaataattacaaaatgatTGATGCTAGaccaataattttaataacttacACAAGTGTGTGTATAGTAAATTTGATGACAGCGGTAATGGTGTCATAATCTtcttatatgttgatgatatgctAATTTTTGGAACAAATTTAGATCAAGTTAATTTGACCAAAACATTTCCATCATCTTGTTTCCTTATGAAGGATATGGGAGAAGCAGATGTTATACTAGGAATAAAGATAAAGAGAGGaaatgagaaattaattttgtctcAATCTCGTTACATTGAAAAAGTACTCAAGAAATTCAATAATTATGAATGCTCTCTTGTTTCAAACCCTATGGACCCTAGTTTAAAGATATTACCTAATGGTGGTAAATCAGTTTCACAACTGGAATATGCAAGGGTAATAGGATGTTTAATGTATGCAATGACAAGTACAAGGCCAAATATTGCTTTTGCGGTACGCAAATTGCGTAGATATACTAGTAACCCTAGTCTATCACATTGGCAAGCAGTACGTCGAGTACTtaagtatttaaagaaaaatattaattatggattaACATATAGTCTTCAGTTTTGAAAGGATATTCTGATGCAAGTTGGATTACAAATGCAGAAAATCACTCTTCAACTAGTGGTTGGATTTTCCTCCATGGGGGAGGTGCAATTTCTTGGTCGTCCAAGAAACAAACTTGCATTACAGATTCCACTATGGCTTCAGAGTTTATAGCTCTAGCCTCGGCAGGAAAGGAAGTCGAATGGTTGAGGAATCTCATGTTCGAAATACCATTGTTACCAAAACCAATATCACCAATAACAATACATTGTGATAATGCTGCAACATTGGCAAAGGCTTATAGTCAAGTATACAATGGCAAATCAAGACATATTGGTGTGAGACATAGTTATGTCCAAGGACTCATCAAAGATGGAATTATTACAGTAGATTTCGTACGAACAAAGTTTAATTTGGCCGATGGATTTACTAAGGCATTGGTTAAAGATTCTATTTCCAGAATGACAATTGGAATAGGAATGGAACCCACGATTAATCACAAGTAAGGGAATCTTAACTTAACGCTTAATATGACATTGAGTCTTAAGTTCAATAAGATTAAATGtcttatttgatgattgaaagcacaaataattatttcaagagTGCTTTAGATCTGTGATGCTTAGGAGGTTGACTAATTCTTAATTGATTTcttgaatttatgttttgtcACAGGAACATGTTTACCTAAGAAATCAACCTATGTAAGTGCGAAGTTTGGCCGCTTCAGGAAGTCAAGGGGGCATGACTTTGTTGCACTTATGAATAGATATGGATGCATGGCCCTATTGTGTCAAGTATAACAAGAATATGTAATTTATCTTATATGTAGAGTATCTTCATTATGTATTATGTTGGTTCAATCGTTTCGACACCAATAAAATACGAATTCCTGAAATGTGTATTCTACTAAGTGAAAGTTCAAGTCTATGTACACTTTCATTTATGTGTAAGATTGCaattattaaattgatgtttgtgTAAAGTAATTATACAAtactctcaaatggtggaggaTTGTTGGAATTTAAGAGTATTAGAGACCATTTTCggattcatgaagagttacatttattcatgaagagttatAACCAATGAAGAGTTACAattattcatgaagagttacaaccattcatgaaaagttacaatCATTTATGAAGAAATGTAACTAATAAGAATCTGGTATCTCTTGGATTTGAAAGATGCCTGATCAACATCTATATAAAGGGATTTTGTGCTCTATTGATGTACATATAAAGAGAGACTTTTTCTCTACATTATGTCATTCACTTAACACACAAATCAATTCATgagaattttattcttgtttgacGTTAATACTAAGAGTGAGTATTATCgttgtatttcttctttgtatctCAAAAGTGGATTTCGTGATCCCCTTCACTCTTATAAGGGACGAAATATTGCTTTTAGAAAAGTGTATATTCACGCCTAAAAGATTATATCAAGTCTACAttgttgttcatcttgtttCTCCAAGTTCTTGGAAAATTGTTCCAACAGATAACACTGTCATTCTTTTGAATGCTTTTACCAAAACTTTTGAACATTTTAAAGATGCTTTGCTGTATGGAAAAGATCAGTTGATTACCTTGGAAGATGTTGTAACATCAATTCGAACTAAAGAGTTCCAAAAACTCCAAGACTCAAAGGCAACAGAGGAGGTTTCATCAGGTCTAACAACCATGAAagggaaaggaaagaaaacagaAGGTAAGTGAAAAAAGACAAAACTAGAGAACAAGAAACAAGTTCGATGTTTCAAGTGCCAAAAGGTTGGTCATATAAACAAACATTGGCTAGAGAAAGGTAAAGCACTCTGATGAAAGAAACAACTGATGTTGATGAGGCCTCCAAGGGATATGAATCAGCTGGTGTTCTGGTGACTTCATCTAACGATTCTCAGAAAAATTGGGGCATGGACTTAGGTTGCACATACCATGTGTCCAATGAAGGATTACTTTGAGAATCTTGAATAAAAAGAGTATGGAACTGTACTTCTTGGAATTAACAAGGCCTACAAAGTGCAAGGTATGGGATCAATAAGGCTTAGAATGTTTGACAACCATGAAATGGTGTTGCAAGGTGTGAGGtattgttgtaatttgagataatatctttagaatcttcctaattagaggaaatagatatataatcttttattttattttactttcctagtttccctatttccctttattttactttcctagtttccctatttccctctttaggagaattagattactACAAATAGAGAGTATCAGAATGTAacttttatgattgagaataataaacagtcttattttccacatggtatcagagcttgtcTGAAAACCAGCGGAGGCGCAATGAGGAAATTGGAGGAAGAAGGGGCGGCGATCATCAGGAGGTGCAAAATAATTGGAGGAAGAAGGTGGACTTACCCACGTTCGAAGGACTGGACCCTCATAGTTGGATCAATCGGGCTGAACGATTTTTCGATATCCAGAAGGTGGCGGAGGAGGATAAGGTGGAACTCGCGTACATTAGCATGGAGGGCAGCGCGAGTTACTGGTTCAAGTTTTGGAAAGAAAAGGCCAAGAATTGTTCTTGGGAACCGTTTTCGAACGACTGGCGACGTTGCGGCAGGAGGGAACCGTGGAAGATTACATTCACGAATTTGAGGTGTTGGTGGGACAAACCCATGGAGTATCAGAGGAGCAGGTTTTGGGGTATTTCCTCGCCGGACTGCGTGAGGACATCAAGGGGCAGGTTCGAATTCTTGATCCTCAAGAACTAATGGTCGCGATGAGAATTGCAAGAGATGTGGAGGACGCGGCGATCAGAGCGAGAGtggaaagttggaatgatacccaGATTTCGCAATCTTGGGGACGAACGGTCGGAGTAGTGACAAGAAACGACAACAGTCGCCCAAATCCTAGTCGACCGAGCGGGGTGGAAAGCGTAGCATCGGTGAGAAGAGAAGCACCGAACACTATGGGAGGACTGAGCGTCAACACTAGACCGAACAGTATGGGTAGACCGAACGATACTGGAGGGAGCGACAATCGAAGCCGAACGGTGAGGAACCTACCTTATCCTGAGTTCCTTAAGCGAAGAGCAGAGGGGCGATGCTTTCGATGCGGGGACTGTTCGGCCTTGGTCACCAATGTCCAGAAAAGAGTTTGAGGGTGATACTTgttgaaatatattgtattgtataatTGTACTGTAAGTCTTGGGCTGTTGTGTGCTGGTCTACTTGCTCCTTATATAGGACATTTGGTGTAATAGAAACACAACACAATGGAATAATACTTCTATCtctatattttctctctctaaatttAACATGGTATCCAGAGCAGGTTAGGGTTTGCAGCCACCCACTGCCGTTGCTTCCACCTTTCGTCGCTGCTCCGTCCATCGCCGCCGCCACCGTCCGCTGCCGTCGTCGCAGCCTTTTCTCCGGCGAAGTTAGGGGTTCGGTGCGCCTCGAAGAGCGCGACCCATCCCCGGTGGTCGTCGCCGCATATTCTCCTCGACGCGCCGTCACGCACCGCCTCTCCCGTGTCGGAACTTCACCGCGCCACCGCCGGTCGGTTCGCCTCCGTCTCCTGAGTCTATTGTGGCCACTGATTTTCTGTTCCATTGAGGTTTGCTCCGTTTAGGGTTTCTTCCCACAATCTTTGCTCCGTTAAggtgtttttcctttttttctggTTTGGTTTTACGATGGCTGGTCTTGGAACACCGTCTCTTTCTGCCACTCCAACCATTACTTCTGCAAAACTCAATTGGAAAAACTATCTATCTTGGTCTTCTTCTGTGGAgttatggtttcttggtcaaggacatCATGACCATCTTGAACAAGATGTTTCTACCGTTCCTGAAGAAGAAAAATCTCAATGGCAAAAACTTGATTTCCAACTATGTGCTGTCCTATGGCAATCTGTTGAACCAGAAGTCTTAGAAATTTTAAGACCATACAAAACGTGTTCCTCCTTTTGGAGAAAAGCTCAAGATATCTTTGCTAACGATGTACAACGCCTCTTTGATGCAACTCAAAGAGTGACTTCTCTCAAACAGAACAATCATGATATGGTTACTTACATAGGAACGGCCTGTGCTGCTGTAGAAgaattgaagaatttctttgtgGCGGATTCTTTAGAAGGCCTAAACAAGAAGCTTGATAAGTTTTACATGGTCTTAATTTTAAGAGGTCTACATTCAGATTTTGGACATGTTCGTGATCAAATGTTGGCTGGTGATCAAGTTCCATCAATGGACAGCTTAGTTACTCGACTTCTTCGGGTACCTTCATTAGTTAAAGATGAAAGTTCAATTGGTGGTATTGAAACATCAGCCATGGTAGCaccacaaggaagaggaggaggcagaGGCAACCGAGGAGGACGTGGTGGTCGTGGTATGCCTCCTCAGTGCACATATTGTAAGAGGATAGGCCATACTTGAGAGAAATGTTATGCCTTACATGGATATCCAGACAAGGGTGttcatgttttgaaatctgATGAACCCAAAATTTCGAATGAAGAATATCAAGAATTTTTGAAGTATAAATTTGGAAAATCTTCTAATCCTGACCAATCCTCTTCCATGTCCAGTGCGTCAACTGCCGGTATGTCTCAATCTGTGGAAGGTCACAATCCATGGATCCTTGACTCAGGTGCCTCTGACCATATCTCTGGtactatttcttcattttcttccatgtcTTCTCAGAAAATCCCTCATTTCATTACTATTGCCAATGGATCCAAAGTTGCATCGCAAGGAATTGGCAGAgtttccttatctccttcactaaatttaaattcCGTTTTGTATATTCCTCATTGCCCctacaatttaatctctttaagCCAATTGACTCGCTCCTTAAATTGTTCTGTAACCTTTATTGCTAAttcctttgttatacaggaacatggtacgggtcgcctgattggagaaggacatgagtctcgaggactttattttttgaaacataGCTCTTCAGCTTCCTGTTTTACCACTTCATCCccaaaacttttgcatgatCGGTTGGGCCATCCGAGTTTAttcaagttgaagatgatggttccaagtctcaagaacattcaagtcttagattgtgagtcgtgtcaattaggaaaacatgttagatcttctcATCCTAAAAAGTCTGAGACATTATGTAATTCTCCTTTCTCAACTATtcactctgatatttggggaccaagtcgtgtcacttcttttggttttaactattttgtcactttcattgatgaattctctcgatgtacttgagtttatttaatgaaagagagatcaGAACTTTTGTCTcgatgtcacattctttgaggatacaCCGTTTTTCTCATCCTCTGTGGAGGATCGTTCATCGgttcaacaaatgttttctCTACCATCGTGTGATCCCTTGGTTATTCCTGCATCTACACCTCCAACTCAAAATGTGAATGACGTTGTTCCTCCACCTATTCTCACATATCAGCATCGGAGACAACCTCAAGCTCAGAACAATAAAGATCCTCTAGACTCATCTCCTCCTCCATCAGCTCACcagaccatggatccttcatcctccTCGTCTTCTCCTAACTCAGACGATGATTTGCCCATTGCCCTTCGGAAAGGTATTCGTTCTACTCGTAATCCATatcctgtttataattttttgagttaTCATCGTTTGTCTTCTAcctatttctcttttgtttcctccTTATCCTCCATTAAGACtcctaataatatttatgagGCACTTGATCATCTTGGATGGAGTcaagccatgattgatgaaatgcaaGCACTTGACCACAATGGTACTTGGGACCTTGTTCCTCTTCCCCCTGGTAAGAAGCCCGTTGGCTGCCGATGGGTTTATGCTATTAAGGTTGGTCCTACTGGTGAAATTGATCGTCTAAAAGCTCGTCTAGTAGCTAAGGGATATACTCAAGTTTATGGCATTGATTATTGTGATACCTTTTCTCCTGTGGCTAAAACCAGTACCGTTCGTATTTTACTTGCTATGGCTGCCATTCATCATTGGCCACTTTATCAAttggacattaaaaatgcctttcttcatggtgatctggaagaggagatttacatggagcaacctcttgggtttgttgctcagggggagtctgggttagtttgtaaattacgtCGTTCCCTCTATGGCTTGAAACAATCACCTcgtgcttggtttggtaaatttagtcggGTTGTGCAAAATTTTGGGTTGAAACGATGTGAGGCGGATCACTCAGTGTTTTATGGTCATTTTTCTCCtgacaaatgtgtttatctcatggtgtatgttgatgatattgttattacagGGAATGACAACACTAAAATTACTCAATTAAAGAATcatttgttcaaccactttcaGACTAATGATCTGGGTTGTCTAAAATACTTCCTTGGTATTGATTTGGCACAGTCAAAAGAaggtgtcatcatttcacaaaggaaatatgctcttgatattttagaggaaacaggtttgacaaattgcaagcctattgatagtcctatggactcaaatcaAAAACTAATGAGAGATCAAGGTGAACCTTTCTCAGATCCAGAGAgatataggaggctggttggaaaactcatatatcttacaataacaagacctgatctttcttatccagtgGGAGTTGTGAGTCAATTCATGCAGAATCCAcatgttgaccattggaatgcagtAATTCGAATTCTCAGATACATAAAAGGAAATCCAGGACAGGGATTGTTGTATGAGGACAAGGGAAGCACTCAGAttgaaggatattgtgatgcagattgggctggttctccaattgatagaagatctactacaggatattgtgttctacttggagggaaccttatatcttggaaaagtaagaaacaaagtgttgttgctagatctagtgctgaagctgaataccgatCTATGTCTTTGACTACATGCGAACTTGTGTGGATCAAGCAACTTCTCCAAGAGTTGAAATTTTGTGGAAATGAGTCATTGAAACTGTACTGTGACAACCAAGCAGCCCTTCATATTGCCTCCAATCCAGTGTTTCATgagagaacaaaacatatagaaattgattgtcattttattagagagaagttgttgACTAAGGAACTTGTTACGAAgtttgtcaattctaatgaacaactcAGAGACATTAtgaccaaatctctaagggggcctaggattcaatttatatgttccaagcttggtgcatatgatgTATATGCTCCAGCTagagggggagtgttgaaatatattgtattgtatgatTGTACTGTAAGTCTTGGGCTGTTGTGTGCTGGTCTACTTGCTCCTTATATAGGACATTTGGTGTAATAGAAACACAACACAATGGAATAATACTTCTATCtctatattttctctctctaaatttAACAATACTCTTAGCAGAGGACGAAGAAGACGATGAAGAGGAGGATTggccaccacccaagcctccgaATCAAGCCGAATGGTAACGGGGGACAACCGAACGGTATCCACAGAAGAGACTGAGCGGACAAGTTTCCcgtttccaaccttgaggacaaggttgttcgacagcggggtgtaatgttaggGATGGAGAATTTACTAGAGGaggaataaaacattaaatacatAACTGTCTTAACTGCCGTAGTAGTAGTTAGGAGGAGCGGGGTTAGGGGTTGTATAAATAGCTAATAAACGATTGTAGTGAGGGGGGGAATTGTTTTGTTGTAGTTCTAACAGGATTATCATCCTGAGgggggaggttaggctctctagaggaaggttatgctcccaaaccCAGTCCTTGTAAAGAGATTCTTTTACAGTGAATAATAGCAAAACACATTCTTCCATTACTATTTCTATATTTTGAGTGTgttcttgttaggttccaaacccaaGAACCTAACACTATACTTCCAAAATTTATCTCAGAATTTATCTTAGAATTTATCTCAGAATGGGTATTTTAAGTGATGCCCAATCCTTTTTTTCCGACCACCatccgccgccggccaccgttgCAGTTTCGACTggtgaccagcggatctggaTCGTCTCTTCGAGCGATGGCCAACCGCACCGGTTCCGATGGCTACTTCTCATTCCCGTGCCGCCACGAGCGCCAAATCAATCCGATAGTCGACGCCGTCGGCGTCGTCATTTTCTCCGACGAAGATAAGGGTTAGGTGCGTCTCAAGGAGCGCGACTCAACCCTGGTAATCCACCTCCCAGAAGCCTCCGCAGGTGCCACCTTTCTTTAGCTGGTCTCAGGTGCGTGTTCGTCACGCGCCAGCCTCCCGTTGTCGGAATCACACCGCACCGCTGTCGGTCGTGTCGCTGGACCTCCATTTCTGTAATCTGCTCCTTCTTATATGTCACTTTAACGCCATCATCTCGCCACTGTACTGAATTGCTGGGATATACTTCATGACCCGCTCTCGATAGGGAGACCTCTTTCGACGCCATCGCGTTAGTTCTTTCCTCTCCATTACAAAGGGTTCTCTACCTCTCCATTCGTTTCTGTTTCTCGAGCAACAGTGCTTTGTTCCGCTGCTTCCACAGTCGGTGTCGACGCAGTCATCTGCCGGCGCAGTCAGTTGTTGTAACCTTTGCGGTTTGTCGCTGCCGCCTCAATAAGCTGCCGCATTTTCTTTGGTCAAGATTAAGAGTGCCTCATGAAGTGCACTAGCCATTGTTTCCATTGTTTGTCGTGAGGGGAAATATTTTCAGCCCCTGCAAAGAACTTccttcttgggctagagtttagcTCATACTTCTTGTGATACAGTGTTAAGTATCACCATTTAGGAGTAGTCTAGCAGAGAACTTTGGACCTCCAACATGTCTTTGGCCTTTTGATGCCATTGTAAGTCCCAATCTTTGGTGTTTTTGGTTTCTGCCAATGCCTTGTTGTAACAGCTCACTGAGAGTTGTTCTATGAGACCACCCGCTGATTTGACTCGTTCGATgttaggggtttcagatttgtccCAAAATACAGATCGGTTCTCACTTGTTCTTTCACCTTCACGTCATTGACGTGTGTTCAATcgtgaggggaagaaaagtttcAACCGTTGTAGGGTGGTTAAGTCCCTACAGGTTTGTTGCTGTTACCCGCTGCAGGGCAGTTCAGTTCCTacaggtttgttgttgttcaggTCAATAAAGTCCTTGAAGGCTCGTTGTTGTTAGGGtagttaagtccctaaaggttaGGACAGTGAAGTCCTTGAAGGTTCGTTGTtgttagggcagttaagtccctaaaggttaGGACAGTGAAGTCCTTGAAGGTTCGTTGTtgttagggcagttaagtccctaaaggttcgttgttgttagggcaattaagtccctaaaggttcaTTATTGTTCAGGGTGGCTAAGTCCCTACAAGTTTGTGGCTGTTAGCCTTTGAAGGCCTCCCATGTTACTCATGGAAATCATGTTCTtgaagttttgttgttgttcgccATTATTGATGGCAATCCAGTCCTTatagtttgttgttgtttgctgctgcaagtcatcatccatttttgatggaaatctccctcgtccattgctgtccaagttgaagtttcatggtgctagt contains:
- the LOC128194940 gene encoding uncharacterized protein LOC128194940, whose product is MAGLGTPSLSATPTITSAKLNWKNYLSWSSSVELWFLGQGHHDHLEQDVSTVPEEEKSQWQKLDFQLCAVLWQSVEPEVLEILRPYKTCSSFWRKAQDIFANDVQRLFDATQRVTSLKQNNHDMVTYIGTACAAVEELKNFFVADSLEGLNKKLDKFYMVLILRGLHSDFGHVRDQMLAGDQVPSMDSLVTRLLRVPSLVKDESSIGGIETSAMVAPQGRGGGRGNRGGRGGRGMPPQCTYCKRIGHT